The following is a genomic window from Psychrobacter immobilis.
TTGGGTAAGCAGTTGAGCACTTCCCATCTGGCTAAGCAGCGATTTAAAGTGAATTGGTTGTATTTTTTGAAAAGGTCCTTGTTTGCATAACAGCATATAAAGCTGGTCAGCACGAATACCGCCCCATTGACCAATAGTCGCTAGTACTTGATGCAATAGCGTTGAGAAGTGATATAACGAAGTGTCCGCCGGCTCAAACCATTTATCGACAATCAACAGTCTTATCATCGCGAGTGACTGTATTAACTCAAGACGTAGATCATCAATGAGACTGGTATCTTTACTGATTTCTTTTTCGGTAATGAGCATTCTAAGTACGGCTGAACCACCACGCCTACCTGAGCGTCCGAGCCGTTGCCGAAGACTGGCTACAGAATGCGGCGCTGTCACTTGTACTACCGTATCAACCTTACCAATATCAATTCCTAGCTCTAAGGTCATGGTACATATGGCGGTGGTTGGCAGCGCTTCTTTTTGTAGTCGTGCTTCTAAGGTTTCCCTAAGCTCTTTTGAGAGTGAACCATGATGAGGGAAAAACTCATTGGGCACAATGTTACGCTCACATAGCTCACTCAGCTCTGTAGCAATCATTTCTGTACGCTTGCGGCTATTAGCAAATACCAGATGGCTACCGCCACGGCATAAACGGTATAAGTCAGCACAGACTTGTGCTTCGGCAGTATAGGGATGCTGAATACCCATATTTTCAGAGTCAGTATCTTTAGAGAGAGAATATTTAGAGCCAAAACTTTCAAAATTAACGTTTTCATCATTTGATCTGAGCGCTAATTGACTGGGCTCTATATAACCTTTTATTTGCACCTTAATGCTAGCTATTACCTCATCATCTTCAATAATAACACAAGGCAATGACTGATTAGGTCTTAGTGACTGCGGTACGCTTTTAAGTTCTCCCAACGTTGCACTCAATGCAACTCTCGGGATAGGTGAATTTAAACGTTCAGTGACATGCTCAAGCCGAGTCAAAAGTGATAGTAAATGCTGACCACGCTCGCTACCTAAGAACGCATGAAACTCATCAATCACAATATATTTTAGATTACTAAAAGCTTGTTTGACCCAACCTGCATCCCGAACCAGTAAAGATTCAAGCGACTCAGGCGTAATCAAAATAATTCCGGATGGCGACTTCTTTTGCTTATTCTTTTTACTCTGTGGACTATCACCATGCCATGGCGTCACTTGCATATCAAGCAGGTCTGCTAAACTCTCAAGCCTTCGATATTGATCATTAATGAGCGCTTTTAGTGGGCTTATATATAGAATGCCTACTCCGTTGCCCTGAGCCTCTTTCTCATATCTATCTACATTCTGACCCTCGTCTGACTTAACAAGGGCACTACATGCTGGCAAAAAGAACGCTTCAGTCTTGCCAGCAGCAGTCGCTGCACTAATAAGTACGTCGGTTTTTCCAGACAAAATTGGCGCGATCGCCTTAGCTTGCACTTCGCGCAATCCGCTCCAACCTTGGTTAAATATCCAACGCTGTATACGGAAGTCGAGCTGGAGATGAGCGTCTCTCAAAGGTAGTTTCTCATGTTTTTTATTAATATTATTGGTGACCTATAGCCTAAAATCAGTAAGCTCGTCTTCTTCATCCATACCACTCATATCAATGTCCATATCGGATGGCATTTCAGGGTCGATAGTTACTGATTCAATAAGTTGATCCCATGAAATGTCTGGGTTTTGGTCAATGACAGCTAACATATCCAAAAACGCTTTAATAGTATTACGAGGCGTTCTAAAGTAAGCATCACCTATCGTTTGACTACAATGCTGTAAAAAAGCTTGTAAGGATTCATCAGGTACCAGATATTCAGCTTCATCACCACCTGCATAAACATGACGCAGGTTTTTAAGTAAGATATATAACTCTTCTGGTGTGAGGCTCGCCAAATGCAATGCAGGTGAAGAATAGTCAATAACACCTGCCCGCTTGGCAAAGCTATTATCTGCTAATCGCGTTTGCAAGGCGTCATAGCTATATAACCCTTTGCGCGGATCAAGTAAAAACTCTGGCGTACCGCCCAATAAAAACCCTAGATGCTCAGCGGTACCTTGTAAGCAGTCATTTAGAATACGTAGAATCTGCTCATAATTGGCTTGGCGTGCTTGTGTACTATTAAGCTTATACAAGTTGACCATTTCATCAAGATTGACTAGCAA
Proteins encoded in this region:
- a CDS encoding DEAD/DEAH box helicase; the protein is MRDAHLQLDFRIQRWIFNQGWSGLREVQAKAIAPILSGKTDVLISAATAAGKTEAFFLPACSALVKSDEGQNVDRYEKEAQGNGVGILYISPLKALINDQYRRLESLADLLDMQVTPWHGDSPQSKKNKQKKSPSGIILITPESLESLLVRDAGWVKQAFSNLKYIVIDEFHAFLGSERGQHLLSLLTRLEHVTERLNSPIPRVALSATLGELKSVPQSLRPNQSLPCVIIEDDEVIASIKVQIKGYIEPSQLALRSNDENVNFESFGSKYSLSKDTDSENMGIQHPYTAEAQVCADLYRLCRGGSHLVFANSRKRTEMIATELSELCERNIVPNEFFPHHGSLSKELRETLEARLQKEALPTTAICTMTLELGIDIGKVDTVVQVTAPHSVASLRQRLGRSGRRGGSAVLRMLITEKEISKDTSLIDDLRLELIQSLAMIRLLIVDKWFEPADTSLYHFSTLLHQVLATIGQWGGIRADQLYMLLCKQGPFQKIQPIHFKSLLSQMGSAQLLTQLGNNQLVLGVVGERIVGHYTFYAVFKTPEEYRIVAGNRTLGTLPIETMLLPEQYIIFGGRRWQVKDVDIDKKVVDVISVKGGGKPPAFGDSSMSIHDRVRREMYEILNNGDYRIAVGEKHLDFADTVARHLFLESIDTFNRYDLSNRPVIDKDGHSYIFMWRGDKIVNTLKMLLIRDDFVVEDYAGVIRIHKVDSTQVSRFLKRLSNQTLPTATELAETVPNKMIEKFDEYLPDDLLNIGYGAQMFDIVGLKEWLEHFKNKLSFSV